From the genome of Eucalyptus grandis isolate ANBG69807.140 chromosome 2, ASM1654582v1, whole genome shotgun sequence, one region includes:
- the LOC104434223 gene encoding LOW QUALITY PROTEIN: cytochrome P450 94B3 (The sequence of the model RefSeq protein was modified relative to this genomic sequence to represent the inferred CDS: deleted 2 bases in 1 codon), whose protein sequence is MSVFLFLGFSVISYAFLSLIHQSISKKTPSSASHRISYGPPSHPIIGCLLSFYRNRSHLLDWYTDLLSGSPTRTIVIHRLGACRTVVTANPDNVEHVLRANFHNYPKGVPFTSILGDLLGCGIFNVDGPLWSTQRKLASHEFSTNSLRDFVVRTLEAEVENRLLPLLQDYADTDRTLDLQDLLRRFAFDTVCQVSLGTDPDCLDLSRPLPPLVTAFENASRICAMRATSPVYLVWKIKRALNIGSEKKLAEAVKLVHDDILDIIRNRKKKLLQENDDQQIKYDGDLLSRFLAAGHSEEMVRDMVISFVMAGRDTTSAAMTWLFWLLAQNSNAEEEIVSEVDSILDRSYNKCLDFEALKEMKFLKACLCESMRLYPSVAWDSKHAAADDVLPDGTPVRKGDRVTYFPYGMGRMEELWGKDRLEFKPDRWLVGPGMEGGAEGELRAVSPYKFPVFQAGPRVCLGKEMAFIQMKYVVASILRRFEIRPVLENRPVYVPLLTAHMAGGLKVVVKKRKLMGSC, encoded by the exons ATGTCTGTTTTCctgtttttagggttttctgTGATCTCGTACGCCTTCCTCTCCCTCATTCACCAAAGCATCAGCAAGAAAACACCATCCTCCGCTTCTCATCGTATCAGCTACGGCCCTCCTTCTCATCCCATCATAGGATGTCTCCTCTCTTTCTACCGGAACCGTTCCCACCTTCTCGACTGGTACACCGACCTCCTCTCCGGATCCCCTACCCGGACCATCGTCATTCACCGGCTCGGCGCGTGCCGCACCGTCGTCACCGCCAACCCTGACAACGTCGAGCACGTCCTCAGGGCCAACTTCCACAACTACCCCAAGGGCGTCCCCTTCACCAGCATCCTCGGCGACTTACTTGGCTGCGGCATCTTCAACGTCGACGGTCCTCTCTGGAGCACTCAGCGCAAGCTCGCCAGCCACGAGTTCAGCACCAATTCGTTGAGGGACTTCGTCGTGCGGACGCTTGAAGCTGAGGTCGAGAACCGGCTCTTGCCGCTTCTCCAAGACTATGCCGATACTGATCGAACCCTGGACCTTCAAGACTTGCTCAGGAGGTTCGCTTTCGACACCGTGTGCCAAGTTTCTTTAGGCACCGACCCGGATTGCCTCGACCTCTCGCGCCCGCTGCCTCCTCTGGTGACTGCCTTCGAAAACGCGTCGAGGATATGCGCAATGCGAGCCACCTCCCCAGTGTATCTGGTCTGGAAAATCAAGAGAGCGTTGAACATCGGGTCCGAAAAGAAGCTTGCCGAAGCTGTCAAGCTCGTGCATGATGATATACTTGATATAATCCGGAAcaggaagaagaagctgctcCAAGAGAATGACGATCAGCAGATAAAATACGACGGCGACCTCTTGTCTCGGTTTCTTGCGGCCGGGCACAGTGAAGAGATGGTGCGGGACATGGTGATAAGCTTCGTGATGGCCGGAAGAGACACCACATCGGCGGCGATGACGTGGCTCTTCTGGCTGCTTGCTCAGAACTCGAATGCCGAGGAAGAGATCGTGAGCGAAGTTGACTCGATTCTTGACCGGAGCTACAACAAGTGCTTGGACTTC GAAGCCTTGAAGGAGATGAAATTCCTGAAGGCATGCCTCTGTGAATCGATGCGGCTGTACCCGTCGGTCGCGTGGGACTCGAAGCACGCTGCGGCGGACGACGTGTTGCCGGACGGGACCCCGGTGAGGAAGGGCGATAGAGTGACGTACTTTCCCTACGGGATGGGGAGGATGGAGGAGCTGTGGGGCAAGGACAGGCTCGAGTTCAAACCGGACCGGTGGCTGGTGGGACCGGGAATGGAAGGTGGTGCGGAGGGGGAGTTGAGAGCGGTGAGTCCATACAAGTTCCCGGTGTTTCAGGCCGGTCCGAGAGTGTGCCTCGGGAAGGAGATGGCCTTCATCCAGATGAAGTACGTCGTGGCTTCGATCCTAAGGAGGTTCGAGATCAGACCGGTTCTCGAGAACCGGCCGGTTTACGTGCCTCTGTTGACCGCCCACATGGCGGGGGGGCTGAAGGTCGtggtgaagaaaagaaagctaaTGGGAAGCTGCTGA
- the LOC104416891 gene encoding uncharacterized protein LOC104416891, whose translation MEGSSSHLSPPNPTASKLLSNLPSRGLFSSTVLSSNPGGMRVYVCEHDTSPPEGQVIKTNQQNILIRALTIRKQRGEPSSRTAKGVAIAEGSRKRASERLLDSGTSSKRPAGQAGSRQEGSSNHLLDRDLHSLTVERLRALLKERGLSTKGKKDDLITRLKVQLAKDPVEKGRVKRPYCTELIERMRRLSGCHSGLEYCRGRDGGEPNSH comes from the exons ATGGAAGGCAGCTCCAGCCACCTCTCCCCTCCGAATCCGACGGCGTCCAAGCTCCTCTCCAACCTCCCCTCCCGCGGCCTCTTCTCCTCCACCGTCCTCTCCTCCAATCCG GGTGGGATGCGAGTTTACGTTTGTGAGCATGACACTTCACCACCAG AGGGGCAAGTAATAAAGACAAACCAACAAAATATACTGATAAGAGCACTCACGATCAGGAAACAGAGGGGAGAGCCTAGCTCGAGGACTGCAAAGGGTGTGGCAATAGCTGAAGGTTCTAGGAAGAG AGCATCTGAGAGACTTTTGGACAGTGGGACGTCATCTAAGAGACCTGCTGGTCAAGCTGGTTCTCGACAAG AGGGTTCAAGCAATCATTTACTGGACAGGGACTTGCACAGTTTGACTGTGGAGAGGCTTCGTGCGCTTCTGAAGGAAAGGGGTCTTTCTACCAAAGGCAAGAAG GATGACTTGATCACGCGCTTAAAGGTGCAATTGGCTAAGGATCCCGTGGAGAAAGGTCGAGTAAAGCGCCCTTATTGTACCGAACTTATAGAAAGGATGAGAAGGTTAAGTGGTTGTCATAGTGGATTGGAATATTGTAGGGGGCGGGACGGTGGGGAACCAAACTCACACTGA
- the LOC104416874 gene encoding deoxycytidylate deaminase — translation MNGREVSLVTSATLFGALASAVALGFLFTFDPLKKTKNKNKYSSSSSSSNQHERSSSPPPLSKPCPFDPSKRHGYLSWDDYFMAIAFLSAERSKDPNRQVGACLVSQNGIILGIGYNGFPRGCSDDKLPWAKKSKSGDPLETKYPYVCHAEVNAILNTNHASAAGQKLYVTMFPCNECAKIIIQSGVSEVIYFVEKRLNNSQVEYIASHKLLSMAGVRVRKHRPQKEQILINFEEAIV, via the exons ATGAACGGCCGGGAGGTGAGCCTAGTGACCTCCGCCACTCTCTTCGGGGCGCTCGCCTCCGCCGTCGCTCTCGGCTTCCTCTTCACCTTCGACCCCctgaagaagacgaagaacaagaacaagtacagcagcagcagcagcagcagtaaTCAGCACGAAcgctcctcctctcctcctcccctcAGCAAGCCCTGTCCTTTCGATCCCTCCAAGCGCCATGG gTACCTGTCTTGGGATGACTACTTCATGGCCATCGCCTTCCTGTCCGCCGAAAGATCCAAGGACCCCAACAGGCAG GTTGGCGCGTGCTTGGTGAGTCAGAATGGGATTATACTTG GGATTGGCTACAATGGATTTCCCAGAGGTTGTTCTGATGACAAGCTTCCTTGGGCCAAG AAATCCAAATCTGGAGATCCTTTGGAGACAAAATACCC ATATGTGTGTCATGCTGAGGTCAATGCTATCCTCAACACAAACCACGCTTCTGCTGCTGGACAG AAGCTTTATGTGACGATGTTTCCTTGCAATGAATGTGCAAAGATTATTATTCAG TCAGGAGTTTCTGAAGTTATATATTTCGTGGAGAAGAGGCTCAACAATTCACAGGTCGAATATATTGCATCTCACAAACTTCTGTCAATGGCTGGTGTGAGA GTAAGAAAACATAGGCCACAAAAGGAacaaattttgatcaattttgaggAGGCCATCGTGTAG
- the LOC104434222 gene encoding cytochrome P450 94B3 has translation MSVFLFLGFSVILHAFLSLIHQCINKKTPSYASHRISHGPPSHPIIGCLLSFYRNRSRLLDWYTDLLSQSPTQTIVIHRLGACRTVVTANPDNVEHVLKNNFHNYPKGVPFTCILGDFLGCGIFNVDGPLWSTQRKLASHEFSTHSLRDFVVRTLEAEVENRLLPLLQDYADTDRTLDLQDLLRRFAFDTVCQVSLGTDPDCLDLSRPLPPLVTAFENASRICAMRGTSPVYLVWKIKRVLNIGSENKLAEAVKLVHDDILDIIRSRKKKLLQENDDQQIKYDGDLLSRFLAAGHSEEMVRDMAISFVMAGRDTTSAAMTWLFWLLAQNSNAEEAIVSEVDSILDRSYNKCLDFKALKEMRFLKACLCESMRLYPPVAWDSKHAAVDDVLPDGTLVKKGDRVTYFPYGMGRMKELWGEDRLEFKPDRWLVEPGMDGGAEGELRAVSPYKYPVFQAGPRVCLGKEMAFIQMKYVVASILQRFEIRPVLENRPVFVPLLTAHMAGGLKVVVKKRKVLGSC, from the coding sequence ATGTCTGTTTTCctgtttttagggttttctgTGATCTTGCACGCCTTCCTCTCCCTCATTCACCAATGCATCAACAAGAAAACACCATCCTACGCTTCTCATCGTATCAGCCACGGCCCTCCTTCTCATCCCATCATAGGATGTCTCCTCTCTTTCTACCGGAACCGTTCCCGCCTTCTCGACTGGTACACCGACCTCCTCTCCCAATCCCCTACCCAGACCATTGTCATTCACCGGCTCGGCGCGTGCCGCACCGTCGTCACTGCCAACCCTGACAACGTCGAGCACGTCCTCAAGAACAACTTCCACAACTACCCCAAGGGCGTCCCCTTCACCTGCATCCTCGGCGACTTCCTCGGCTGTGGCATCTTCAACGTCGACGGTCCTCTCTGGAGCACCCAGCGCAAGCTCGCCAGCCACGAGTTCAGCACCCATTCATTGAGGGACTTCGTCGTGCGGACGCTTGAAGCTGAGGTCGAGAACCGGCTCTTGCCGCTTCTCCAAGACTATGCCGATACTGATCGAACCTTGGACCTTCAAGACTTGCTCAGGAGGTTCGCTTTCGACACCGTGTGCCAAGTTTCTTTAGGCACCGACCCGGATTGCCTCGACCTCTCGCGCCCGCTGCCTCCTCTAGTGACTGCCTTCGAAAACGCGTCAAGGATATGCGCAATGCGGGGCACCTCCCCAGTTTATCTGGTCTGGAAGATCAAGAGGGTGTTGAACATCGGGTCCGAAAATAAGCTTGCCGAAGCTGTGAAGCTCGTGCATGATGATATACTTGATATAATCCGGAgcaggaagaagaagctgctcCAAGAGAATGATGATCAGCAGATTAAATATGACGGCGACCTCTTGTCCCGGTTTCTTGCGGCCGGGCACAGTGAAGAGATGGTGCGGGACATGGCGATAAGCTTCGTCATGGCCGGAAGAGACACCACATCGGCGGCGATGACGTGGCTCTTCTGGCTGCTTGCTCAGAACTCGAATGCTGAGGAAGCGATCGTGAGCGAAGTCGACTCGATTCTTGACCGGAGCTATAACAAGTGCTTAGATTTCAAAGCCTTGAAGGAGATGAGGTTCCTGAAGGCATGCCTTTGTGAATCGATGCGGCTGTACCCGCCAGTTGCGTGGGACTCGAAGCATGCCGCAGTGGACGACGTGTTGCCGGACGGGACCCTGGTGAAGAAGGGCGATAGAGTGACATACTTTCCCTACGGGATGGGAAGGATGAAGGAACTGTGGGGGGAAGACAGGCTCGAGTTCAAACCGGACCGGTGGCTGGTGGAACCGGGAATGGATGGTGGCGCCGAGGGGGAGTTGAGAGCGGTGAGTCCATACAAATACCCGGTGTTTCAGGCCGGTCCGAGGGTGTGCCTCGGGAAGGAGATGGCCTTCATCCAGATGAAATACGTCGTGGCGTCGATCTTGCAGAGGTTCGAGATCAGACCGGTACTCGAGAACCGGCCGGTTTTCGTGCCACTGTTGACCGCCCACATGGCGGGGGGGCTGAAGGTCGTGGTCAAAAAAAGGAAGGTACTGGGAAGCTGCTGA
- the LOC104434221 gene encoding acetolactate synthase 3, chloroplastic, whose protein sequence is MVTDSPLAAASSSSSVSLPCLLPPFLRNSRSTRTMATTAAPTPSAAFLSSKSLPFLPKFSPFPSKPTARPSPAALRISSSLGHASKAATAAAATAPVTAPSSPETEAFASRFGPDEPRMGSDVIVEALERQGVTNVFAYPGGATLEVHQALTRSAIIKNLLPRHEQGGIFAAEGYARASGRPGVCITTSGPGATNIISGLADAMLDSIPIVAITGQVPRRMIGTDAFQETPIVEVTRSITKHNYPVLDVEDIPMIISEAFYLATSGRPGPVLIDIPKDIQQQLVVPKWDMPVRLPGYTSRLPKPPQEALLEQIVRLIAESKKPVLYVGGGCLNSSEELIRFVELTGIPVASTLMGLGSFPCTDDLSLHMLGMHGTVYANYAVDKSDLLLAFGVRFDDRVTGKLEAFASRAKIVHIDIDSAEIGKNKQPHISVCGDMKLALQGINRLLEGTASKLKFDFSAWRVELDEQKQKYPLSFKTFGDCIPPQYAIQVLDELTDGNAIISTGVGQHQMWAAQFYNYRRPRQWLTSGGLGAMGFGLPAAIGAAVAKPDAIVVDIDGDGSFIMNVQELATIRVENLPVKILLLNNQYLGMVVQWEDRFYKANRADSYLGDPSRESEIFPDVLKFAEACGIPGARVTKKADVRAAIQTMLDTPGPYLLDVIFPHQEHVLPMIPIGGAFKDVIVEGDGRSTY, encoded by the exons TCCGCCGCCTTCCTCTCCTCCAAATCTCTCCCCTTTCTCCCAAAGTTCTCTCCTTTCCCCTCCAAACCCACCGCCAGGCCCTCCCCTGCCGCCCTCCGCATCTCCAGTTCCCTCGGCCACGCCTCCAaagccgccaccgccgccgccgctaccgCCCCAGTCACCGCACCCTCCTCCCCGGAGACCGAGGCCTTCGCCTCGCGATTCGGCCCCGACGAGCCCCGCATGGGCAGCGACGTCATCGTGGAGGCCCTGGAGCGGCAGGGGGTGACCAACGTCTTCGCCTACCCCGGCGGCGCCACCTTGGAGGTCCACCAGGCCCTCACTCGCTCTGCCATCATCAAGAACCTCCTCCCCCGCCACGAGCAGGGTGGCATTTTCGCCGCCGAGGGGTACGCGCGTGCCTCCGGCCGCCCCGGCGTCTGCATCACCACCTCTGGCCCTGGGGCCACCAACATCATCAGCGGCCTCGCCGACGCCATGCTCGACAGCATCCCCATTGTCGCCATCACCGGCCAG GTGCCGCGAAGAATGATTGGCACGGATGCGTTTCAAGAGACCCCTATTGTTGAGGTCACCCGGTCCATAACGAAGCACAACTATCCGGTTCTTGACGTGGAAGATATACCGATGATCATCAGCGAGGCGTTCTATCTAGCGACTTCAGGGAGGCCAGGTCCGGTTCTCATTGATATACCTAAGGATATACAACAGCAGCTTGTGGTTCCAAAGTGGGACATGCCTGTGAGGTTGCCAGGATACACGTCGAGGTTGCCTAAGCCGCCTCAGGAGGCGCTCCTGGAACAGATTGTGAGGTTGATCGCCGAATCAAAGAAGCCAGTCTTGTATGTGGGCGGTGGGTGTTTGAATTCGAGTGAGGAGTTGATCAGGTTTGTAGAACTTACAGGGATCCCTGTGGCGAGTACTTTGATGGGTCTAGGGTCGTTCCCGTGCACGGATGATTTGTCGCTTCATATGCTTGGGATGCATGGGACTGTATATGCAAACTATGCAGTGGACAAAAGTGATCTGTTGCTCGCCTTTGGAGTTCGGTTTGATGATCGTGTGACGGGCAAGCTGGAAGCTTTTGCTAGCCGAGCTAAGATCGTTCACATTGATATCGACTCGGCCGAGATCGGAAAGAACAAGCAACCTCACATATCTGTTTGTGGGGATATGAAATTGGCCCTGCAAGGGATTAACAGGTTGTTAGAAGGGACAGCATCAAAGCTTAAATTTGACTTTTCTGCTTGGCGGGTGGAGCTTGATGAGCAGAAACAGAAGTACCCATTAAGTTTCAAGACATTTGGGGATTGCATACCTCCTCAGTACGCGATTCAGGTTCTTGATGAGTTGACCGATGGAAACGCAATCATAAGTACAGGTGTCGGGCAGCATCAAATGTGGGCTGCACAGTTTTACAATTATAGGAGGCCTCGGCAGTGGTTGACATCCGGAGGATTAGGGGCTATGGGTTTTGGGTTGCCAGCTGCTATTGGAGCTGCTGTTGCAAAGCCTGATGCCATTGTCGTGGACATTGATGGAGATGGGAGCTTTATCATGAATGTCCAGGAGTTGGCTACTATCAGAGTGGAGAACCTTCCGGTTAAAATTCTTCTATTGAACAATCAATACCTGGGCATGGTTGTCCAATGGGAGGATCGCTTCTACAAGGCCAATAGGGCAGACTCTTACTTAGGAGATCCGTCGAGAGAGTCTGAGATATTCCCAGACGTGTTGAAGTTTGCTGAAGCTTGTGGAATACCTGGTGCTCGGGTGACCAAGAAAGCAGATGTTAGAGCTGCAATTCAGACAATGCTGGATACTCCTGGGCCATACCTGCTAGACGTGATTTTTCCCCATCAAGAGCACGTCTTGCCTATGATTCCAATTGGTGGGGCTTTTAAAGATGTGATAGTCGAGGGTGATGGACGATCAACATACTGA